One region of Streptomyces davaonensis JCM 4913 genomic DNA includes:
- a CDS encoding ribonucleoside-diphosphate reductase subunit alpha: MTIAPADPASAAPVETDGPGTALLRTLTELTADLPDADPGRVAAAALRGRSSRADEAELRELATEAAAGLISEDPAYSRLAARLLTISIAAEAASQGVVSFTESVAVGHREGLIADRTAEFVRIHAERLDALVDSGADDRFGYFGLRTLHSRYLLRHPITRKVVETPQHFMLRVAAGLAEDDTTRALNEVAALYGLMSRLDYLPSSPTLFNSGTRHPQMSSCYLLDSPMDELDSIYDRYHQVARLSKHAGGIGLSYSRIRSRGSLIRGTNGHSNGIVPFLKTLDASVAAVNQGGRRKGAAAVYLETWHSDIEEFLELRDNTGEDARRTHNLNLAHWIPDEFMRRVNEDAQWSLFSPADVPELVDLWGEEFDAAYRRAEDAGLARKTIAARDLYGRMMRTLAQTGNGWMTFKDAANRTANQTALPGHVVHSSNLCTEILEVTDDGETAVCNLGSVNLGAFVANGDIDWERLDATVRTAVTFLDRVVDINFYPTEQAGRSNAKWRPVGLGAMGLQDVFFQLRLPFDSPEAKALSTRIAERIMLAAYEASADLAERNGPLPAWEKTRTAQGVLHPDHYDAELTWPERWAALRSRIAGTGMRNSLLLAIAPTATIASIAGVYECIEPQVSNLFKRETLSGEFLQVNSYLVNDLKELGVWDARTREALREANGSVQDFVWIPEDVRRLYRTAWEIPQRGLIDMAAARTPFLDQSQSLNLFLETPTIGKLSSMYAYAWKSGLKTTYYLRSRPATRIARAAQATLPVQQSADAVACSLENPESCEACQ; the protein is encoded by the coding sequence GTGACCATCGCGCCAGCCGACCCGGCTTCAGCCGCCCCGGTGGAGACCGACGGTCCCGGTACCGCGCTGCTGCGGACCCTGACCGAGCTGACCGCCGACCTCCCCGACGCCGACCCCGGCCGGGTCGCCGCCGCCGCGCTGCGCGGCCGGTCCTCGCGGGCCGACGAGGCCGAACTGCGCGAGCTGGCCACCGAGGCCGCTGCCGGGCTCATCTCCGAGGACCCCGCCTACAGCAGGCTGGCCGCCCGGCTGCTGACGATCTCCATCGCCGCCGAGGCCGCCTCGCAGGGTGTCGTCTCCTTCACCGAGTCCGTCGCGGTCGGGCACCGGGAGGGGCTCATCGCCGACCGGACCGCCGAGTTCGTGCGGATCCACGCCGAGCGCCTCGACGCGCTCGTCGACTCCGGTGCCGACGACCGGTTCGGGTACTTCGGGCTGCGCACCCTGCACAGCCGGTACCTGCTTCGGCACCCCATCACCCGCAAGGTCGTCGAGACGCCCCAGCACTTCATGCTCCGCGTCGCCGCCGGTCTCGCCGAGGACGACACCACTCGCGCACTGAACGAAGTCGCCGCGCTCTACGGGCTCATGAGCCGCCTCGACTACCTCCCCTCCTCGCCCACGCTCTTCAACTCCGGCACCCGGCACCCCCAGATGTCGTCCTGCTACCTCCTCGACTCCCCGATGGACGAGCTGGACTCCATCTACGACCGCTACCACCAGGTCGCCCGGCTCTCCAAGCACGCCGGCGGCATCGGTCTTTCCTACTCCCGGATCCGCTCCCGGGGTTCACTGATCCGCGGCACCAACGGGCACTCCAACGGCATCGTCCCGTTCCTGAAGACGCTCGACGCCTCCGTCGCCGCCGTGAACCAGGGCGGGCGCCGCAAGGGCGCGGCAGCGGTCTACCTGGAGACCTGGCACTCCGACATCGAGGAGTTCCTGGAGCTGCGGGACAACACCGGTGAGGACGCCCGCCGGACGCACAACCTGAACCTCGCGCACTGGATCCCGGACGAGTTCATGCGCCGCGTGAACGAGGACGCCCAGTGGTCCCTGTTCTCCCCCGCCGACGTGCCCGAGCTGGTCGACCTGTGGGGCGAGGAGTTCGACGCCGCGTATCGCAGGGCCGAGGACGCGGGGCTCGCGCGCAAGACCATCGCCGCCCGTGATCTGTACGGCCGGATGATGCGCACCCTGGCGCAGACCGGCAACGGCTGGATGACCTTCAAGGACGCCGCCAACCGCACCGCCAACCAGACGGCCCTGCCGGGCCATGTCGTCCACTCCTCCAACCTCTGCACGGAGATCCTGGAGGTCACCGACGACGGGGAGACGGCGGTCTGCAACCTGGGGTCGGTGAACCTGGGTGCCTTCGTGGCCAACGGCGACATCGACTGGGAGCGGCTCGACGCCACCGTCCGTACCGCCGTCACCTTCCTGGACCGGGTCGTCGACATCAACTTCTACCCGACCGAGCAGGCGGGCCGCTCGAACGCCAAGTGGCGGCCCGTGGGCCTGGGCGCGATGGGTCTCCAGGACGTCTTCTTCCAGCTGCGGCTGCCGTTCGACTCCCCCGAGGCCAAGGCGCTCTCCACCCGGATCGCCGAGCGCATCATGCTCGCCGCCTACGAGGCCTCCGCCGACCTCGCCGAGCGCAACGGCCCGCTCCCGGCCTGGGAGAAGACCCGTACCGCCCAGGGCGTCCTGCACCCCGACCACTACGACGCCGAACTCACCTGGCCCGAGCGGTGGGCGGCGCTGCGCAGCCGTATCGCCGGGACCGGGATGCGCAACTCGCTGCTGCTGGCGATCGCGCCGACCGCGACCATCGCCTCGATCGCGGGCGTCTACGAGTGCATCGAGCCGCAGGTGTCCAACCTGTTCAAGCGCGAGACGCTGTCCGGTGAGTTCCTCCAGGTCAACTCCTACCTGGTGAACGACCTCAAGGAGCTGGGCGTCTGGGACGCCCGCACCCGTGAGGCGCTGCGCGAGGCGAACGGCTCGGTGCAGGACTTCGTCTGGATCCCGGAGGACGTACGGCGGCTCTACCGCACGGCGTGGGAGATCCCGCAGCGCGGCCTGATCGACATGGCCGCCGCCCGGACGCCGTTCCTGGACCAGTCCCAGTCGCTGAACCTGTTCCTGGAGACGCCGACCATCGGCAAGCTCTCCTCGATGTACGCCTACGCCTGGAAGTCCGGGCTGAAGACGACGTACTACCTGCGTTCGCGCCCGGCGACCCGCATCGCCCGCGCCGCACAGGCGACGCTCCCCGTCCAGCAGTCCGCGGACGCCGTCGCCTGCTCCCTGGAAAACCCCGAGTCCTGCGAGGCCTGCCAGTAA
- a CDS encoding ribonucleotide-diphosphate reductase subunit beta — MSSDHKNLLDPGFELTLRPMRYPDFYERYRDAIKNTWTVEEVDLHSDVADLAKLTPAEQHLIGRLVAFFATGDSIVANNLVLTLYKHINSPEARLYLSRQLFEEAVHVQFYLTLLDTYLPDPEDRAAAFDAVENIPSIREKAGFCFKWINEVEKLDRLESQADRRRFLLNLICFAACIEGLFFYGAFAYVYWFRSRGLLHGLATGTNWVFRDETMHMSFAFDVVDTVRKEEPELFDDRLQQQVTDMLREAVEAELQFARDLCGDGLPGMNTDSMRQYLECVADQRLSRLGFAPVYGSENPFSFMELQGVQELTNFFERRPSAYQVAVEGTVDLDEDF; from the coding sequence ATGTCCAGCGACCACAAGAACCTGCTCGACCCGGGCTTCGAGCTGACTCTGCGCCCCATGCGCTACCCCGACTTCTACGAGCGCTACCGGGACGCCATCAAGAACACCTGGACCGTGGAGGAGGTCGACCTCCACTCGGACGTCGCCGATCTCGCCAAGCTGACGCCCGCCGAGCAGCACCTCATCGGCCGACTGGTCGCCTTCTTCGCGACCGGCGACTCGATCGTCGCGAACAACCTGGTGCTGACGCTGTACAAGCACATCAACTCCCCCGAGGCGCGGCTGTACCTGTCCCGCCAGCTCTTCGAGGAGGCCGTGCACGTCCAGTTCTATCTGACGCTGCTGGACACCTATCTGCCCGACCCGGAGGACAGGGCGGCGGCCTTCGACGCCGTCGAGAACATCCCGTCCATCCGCGAGAAGGCCGGGTTCTGCTTCAAGTGGATCAACGAGGTCGAGAAGCTGGACCGCCTGGAGTCCCAGGCGGACCGCCGCCGCTTCCTGCTCAACCTGATCTGCTTCGCCGCGTGCATCGAGGGCCTGTTCTTCTACGGCGCCTTCGCGTACGTCTACTGGTTCCGCAGCCGGGGTCTGCTGCACGGCCTCGCGACCGGCACCAACTGGGTGTTCCGCGACGAGACGATGCACATGAGCTTCGCCTTCGACGTCGTGGACACGGTCCGCAAGGAGGAGCCGGAGCTCTTCGACGACCGACTCCAGCAGCAGGTCACCGACATGCTGCGGGAGGCCGTCGAGGCCGAGCTCCAGTTCGCGCGCGACCTGTGCGGTGACGGCCTGCCGGGCATGAACACCGACTCGATGCGGCAGTACCTGGAGTGCGTCGCCGACCAGCGGCTGAGCCGGCTCGGCTTCGCCCCGGTGTACGGCTCGGAGAACCCCTTCTCCTTCATGGAGCTGCAAGGGGTTCAGGAGCTCACCAACTTCTTCGAGCGGCGCCCTTCGGCGTACCAGGTCGCGGTGGAGGGCACGGTCGACCTCGACGAGGACTTCTGA
- a CDS encoding GlxA family transcriptional regulator: MLKNVALALLDGAHPFELGVVCEVFGLDRSDEGLPVYDFAVVSAEGPSLATHVPGFTVSTPYGLDRLDEADLIAVPAGSDYIGRDYPPALLDALVRAVDRGARVLSVCSGVFVLGAAGLLDGRRCAVHWKQAEELARRFPRAVVEPDVLYVDEDPVITSAGTAAGIDACLHLVRKEQGTDVANAIARRMVVPPHRDGGQAQYIDRPLPRSQCDTVGDVLTWMERHLDEEVTVEQLAELAHMSPRTFARRFQQETGTTPYRWILRQRVLLAQQLLETTDDTVDAVAGRTGFGTAAALRHQFVRALGITPNAYRRAFRGPEAA, from the coding sequence ATGCTGAAGAACGTGGCTCTCGCCCTGCTCGACGGTGCGCACCCCTTCGAACTCGGGGTCGTCTGCGAGGTCTTCGGGCTGGATCGCAGTGACGAGGGACTTCCGGTGTACGACTTCGCGGTCGTCTCGGCGGAGGGCCCGTCCCTCGCCACCCACGTCCCCGGGTTCACGGTGTCCACGCCGTACGGCCTGGACCGGCTCGACGAGGCCGATCTGATCGCGGTGCCGGCGGGCAGCGACTACATCGGCCGGGACTATCCGCCCGCGCTGCTGGACGCCCTGGTGCGGGCCGTCGACCGCGGGGCCCGGGTGCTCAGCGTCTGTTCCGGCGTCTTCGTGCTCGGCGCCGCGGGACTGCTCGACGGGCGGCGCTGCGCGGTGCACTGGAAGCAGGCCGAGGAGCTGGCCAGGCGCTTCCCGCGCGCGGTCGTCGAGCCGGATGTGCTGTACGTGGACGAGGACCCGGTGATCACCTCGGCGGGCACCGCCGCCGGGATCGACGCCTGTCTGCACCTGGTGCGCAAGGAGCAGGGCACGGACGTCGCCAACGCCATCGCCCGGCGCATGGTCGTGCCCCCGCACCGGGACGGGGGTCAGGCGCAGTACATCGACCGCCCGCTGCCCCGCTCCCAGTGCGACACGGTCGGCGACGTGCTGACCTGGATGGAGCGCCATCTCGACGAGGAGGTCACCGTCGAGCAGCTCGCCGAGCTCGCGCACATGTCCCCGCGCACCTTCGCCCGCCGCTTCCAGCAGGAGACCGGCACCACGCCGTACCGCTGGATCCTGCGCCAACGGGTACTGCTGGCCCAGCAGTTGCTGGAGACGACGGACGACACGGTGGACGCGGTCGCGGGCCGAACCGGGTTCGGTACCGCAGCCGCCCTGCGCCACCAGTTCGTACGTGCGCTGGGGATCACCCCGAACGCCTACCGGCGTGCCTTCCGGGGCCCGGAGGCGGCCTGA
- a CDS encoding bifunctional albaflavenone monooxygenase/terpene synthase, which produces MTVESVKPETQIYAESELREPPVAGGGVPLLGHGWKLVRDPLSFMAALREHGDVVRLKLGPKTVYAVTAPDLTGALALSTDFKIDGPLWESLEALLGKEGVATANGPRHRRQRRTIQPAFRLDAIPAYGPIMEEEAHALTVRWRPGETVDCTSESFRVAVRIAARCLLRGDFMDERAERLCVALATVFRGMYRRMVIPAGPLYRLPLPPNRKFNRALADLHALVDEIVAERRASGQRPDDLLTALLEAKDENGEPIGEQEIHDQVVAILTPGSETVASTIMWLLQVLTEHPEHADRVAAEVESVTGGRPVAFEDVRKLRHTNNVVVEAMRLRPAVWILTRRAVTDTELGGYRIPAGADIVYSPYAIQRDPKSYADNLRFDPDRWLPERVKEVPKYAMNPFSVGNRKCPSDHFSMAQLTLITAALATKYRFEQVSGSNDATRVGITLRPHDLRLRPVSR; this is translated from the coding sequence ATGACCGTCGAGTCTGTGAAGCCGGAAACGCAGATATATGCGGAATCCGAGCTGCGCGAGCCGCCCGTGGCGGGCGGTGGCGTCCCGCTGCTCGGGCACGGCTGGAAGCTGGTGCGCGATCCGCTCTCCTTCATGGCCGCCCTGCGCGAGCACGGCGACGTGGTCCGGCTGAAGCTCGGACCGAAGACGGTGTACGCGGTCACCGCGCCGGACCTCACCGGCGCGCTGGCCCTGTCCACCGACTTCAAGATCGACGGACCGCTCTGGGAGTCCCTCGAAGCCCTGCTCGGCAAGGAGGGCGTGGCCACCGCGAACGGCCCCCGGCACCGGCGTCAGCGACGCACCATCCAGCCCGCGTTCCGGCTCGACGCGATCCCCGCGTACGGGCCGATCATGGAGGAGGAGGCGCACGCGCTGACCGTGCGCTGGCGGCCCGGTGAGACGGTCGACTGCACCTCGGAGTCGTTCCGGGTGGCCGTCCGGATCGCCGCCCGCTGTCTGCTGCGTGGCGATTTCATGGACGAGCGCGCCGAGCGGTTGTGCGTCGCACTCGCCACCGTGTTCCGTGGTATGTACCGCAGGATGGTGATTCCGGCCGGACCGCTCTACCGGCTGCCGCTTCCGCCCAACCGCAAATTCAACCGGGCCCTGGCCGATTTGCATGCGCTGGTCGACGAGATCGTCGCCGAGCGGCGGGCATCTGGTCAAAGGCCGGACGATTTGCTGACGGCATTGCTGGAGGCGAAGGACGAGAATGGAGAGCCGATCGGGGAACAGGAGATCCACGACCAGGTGGTCGCGATACTCACCCCGGGAAGCGAAACCGTGGCGTCCACGATCATGTGGCTGCTGCAAGTGCTCACGGAACATCCGGAGCACGCCGACCGGGTGGCCGCGGAGGTCGAATCCGTCACCGGTGGCCGGCCCGTCGCATTCGAGGACGTGCGGAAGCTCCGGCACACCAACAATGTCGTCGTGGAGGCCATGCGTTTGCGCCCGGCCGTCTGGATTTTGACGCGCCGGGCGGTGACCGACACCGAGCTGGGCGGCTATCGCATTCCGGCAGGCGCTGACATCGTGTACAGCCCGTATGCGATCCAGCGCGACCCGAAGTCGTACGCCGACAACCTCCGGTTCGATCCCGACCGCTGGCTTCCGGAACGGGTGAAGGAGGTGCCGAAATACGCGATGAACCCCTTCAGCGTGGGCAACCGCAAGTGCCCGAGCGACCACTTCTCCATGGCCCAACTGACGCTGATCACCGCGGCGTTGGCCACGAAGTACCGGTTCGAGCAGGTGTCCGGATCCAACGACGCCACCCGGGTGGGCATCACGCTCCGTCCGCACGACCTGCGGCTCAGGCCGGTGTCCCGGTGA
- the cyc1 gene encoding epi-isozizaene synthase, which produces MHAFSHSTTSTPTAVAVPPSLSLPVIEAAFPRQLHPYWPRLQEKTRTWLLEKRLMPADKVEEYADGLCYTDLMAGYYIGAPDEVLQAIADYSAWFFVWDDRHDRDIVHRRPSAWRRLRFRLHAALASPEDHLHHEDPLVAGFAESMTRLYSFLPPSWNARFARHFHAVIEAYDREFHNRTNGVIPTVEEYLALRRLTFAHWIWTDLLEPSAGCELPDSVRKHPAYRKAALLSQEFAAWYNDLCSLPKEIAGDEVHNLGISLIKHEGLTLEESVAEVRRRVTECISEFLVAEREALRFADDLTDGTLRGKELSAAVRACVCNMRNWFSTVYWFHHESGRYMVDSWDDRSTPPYVNNEAAGEK; this is translated from the coding sequence GTGCATGCTTTCTCACACAGCACCACATCGACGCCGACTGCGGTCGCGGTCCCACCATCGCTGAGTCTCCCGGTGATCGAGGCGGCGTTTCCCAGGCAACTCCATCCGTATTGGCCTCGCCTTCAGGAGAAGACGCGCACCTGGCTGCTGGAAAAACGGCTCATGCCGGCGGACAAGGTGGAGGAATATGCCGATGGCCTTTGCTATACCGACCTCATGGCGGGGTACTACATTGGCGCCCCCGACGAGGTACTCCAGGCGATTGCGGACTACAGCGCGTGGTTCTTCGTCTGGGACGACCGGCACGACCGTGACATCGTGCACCGCCGCCCGTCCGCCTGGCGGCGGTTGAGGTTCCGTTTGCACGCGGCCCTCGCCTCTCCCGAGGACCACCTGCACCACGAGGATCCGCTGGTGGCCGGGTTCGCGGAGAGCATGACCCGGCTGTACTCGTTCCTGCCACCGAGTTGGAACGCCAGGTTCGCCCGGCACTTCCACGCGGTGATCGAGGCCTACGACCGGGAATTCCACAACCGCACCAACGGTGTCATCCCCACCGTCGAGGAATACCTCGCCCTGCGCCGGCTCACCTTCGCGCACTGGATCTGGACCGATCTGCTGGAGCCGAGCGCCGGATGTGAACTCCCGGACTCGGTGCGGAAACACCCGGCATATCGGAAGGCGGCATTGCTGAGCCAGGAATTCGCCGCCTGGTACAACGATCTCTGCTCGCTGCCCAAGGAAATAGCGGGCGACGAAGTGCACAATCTCGGAATCAGTCTCATCAAGCATGAGGGGCTGACTCTCGAAGAATCGGTGGCAGAAGTAAGGCGACGCGTCACGGAATGCATATCCGAATTCCTGGTCGCCGAACGGGAAGCCCTTCGGTTCGCCGACGATCTGACCGACGGCACCCTGCGGGGAAAGGAATTGAGTGCCGCCGTACGGGCCTGTGTCTGCAATATGCGGAACTGGTTCAGCACCGTCTACTGGTTCCACCACGAGTCCGGCCGGTACATGGTCGACAGCTGGGACGACCGGTCCACGCCCCCGTACGTCAACAACGAAGCGGCAGGTGAGAAATGA
- the def gene encoding peptide deformylase, producing MAQQDTDQQHAGVLPVDDEGFVIDTEETEERENAWRERGTSRPITVVGNPVLHKECKDVTDFGPELDQLVADMFTSQRTAEGVGLAANQIGVDLKVFVYDCQDDQGERHVGVVCNPKLVDLPAEKRRLDDSNEGCLSVPTAYAPLARPDYAEVTGQDEKGNPIKVRGTGYFARCLQHETDHLYGYLYIDRLSKRERKDALRQMAENEPRYPVVAND from the coding sequence ATGGCGCAGCAGGACACCGATCAGCAGCACGCGGGCGTGCTCCCCGTGGACGACGAGGGCTTCGTCATCGACACCGAGGAGACCGAGGAGCGCGAGAACGCCTGGCGTGAGCGGGGGACCTCGCGGCCGATCACCGTGGTCGGCAACCCGGTGCTCCACAAGGAGTGCAAGGACGTCACCGACTTCGGCCCGGAGCTGGACCAGCTGGTCGCGGACATGTTCACCAGCCAGCGCACCGCCGAGGGCGTGGGCCTGGCCGCGAACCAGATCGGCGTCGACCTGAAGGTCTTCGTCTACGACTGCCAGGACGACCAGGGCGAGCGGCACGTCGGCGTCGTCTGCAACCCCAAGCTCGTCGACCTGCCCGCCGAGAAGCGCCGGCTGGACGACAGCAACGAGGGCTGCCTGTCGGTGCCGACCGCGTACGCGCCGCTGGCCCGGCCCGACTACGCCGAGGTCACCGGCCAGGACGAGAAGGGCAACCCGATCAAGGTCCGTGGCACCGGCTACTTCGCGCGCTGTTTGCAGCACGAGACCGATCACCTGTACGGCTACCTCTACATCGACCGGCTCTCCAAGCGGGAACGCAAGGATGCGCTGCGGCAGATGGCCGAGAACGAGCCTCGCTACCCGGTGGTCGCAAACGACTGA
- a CDS encoding tetratricopeptide repeat protein encodes MRIFGKGRHRPSASWRQATDRAFTLIGDGRYEDAGALLTRAADLEPWLSESWFNLALLHKFRHDWEQARAAGLRAVALLDRETGAPDWWNVGIAATALQDWPLARRAWQAYGLRVPGGATDSGEPVGMELGSAAVRLSPEGEAEVVWGRRLDPARIEVLSIPLPSSGRRWGEVVLHDGVPHGERTTAAGHAYPVFDEIELWAPSPVPTWVVLLEAATEADRDALEQLAADAGFAAEDWSSSVRLLCRTCSESRMPSDEGDGEHLDPHDHSEPGHPGPLGHRTDGQLWVPERECGVAAPASLVRGLLDGWVADSPDSRDWRDLEEVC; translated from the coding sequence GTGAGGATCTTCGGCAAGGGACGGCACCGGCCCTCCGCCTCCTGGCGGCAGGCCACCGACCGCGCGTTCACGCTGATCGGCGACGGCCGGTACGAGGACGCGGGCGCGCTGCTGACACGTGCCGCCGATCTGGAGCCGTGGCTGTCCGAGTCCTGGTTCAACCTCGCCCTGCTGCACAAGTTCCGGCACGACTGGGAGCAGGCGCGGGCGGCGGGCCTCAGGGCCGTGGCGCTGCTCGACCGGGAGACCGGGGCGCCCGACTGGTGGAACGTCGGCATCGCGGCCACCGCCCTCCAGGACTGGCCGCTGGCCCGGCGGGCCTGGCAGGCCTACGGGCTGCGGGTGCCGGGCGGCGCCACCGACTCCGGGGAGCCGGTCGGCATGGAGCTCGGCAGCGCGGCCGTACGGCTGTCCCCGGAGGGGGAGGCCGAGGTGGTGTGGGGGCGGCGGCTCGATCCCGCGCGGATCGAGGTGCTGTCCATTCCGCTGCCGTCGTCCGGGCGGCGCTGGGGCGAGGTCGTGCTGCACGACGGGGTCCCGCACGGCGAGCGGACCACCGCGGCGGGGCACGCGTACCCGGTCTTCGACGAGATCGAGCTGTGGGCGCCCTCGCCGGTGCCGACCTGGGTGGTGCTGCTGGAGGCGGCGACCGAGGCGGACCGGGACGCTCTGGAGCAGCTCGCGGCGGACGCGGGTTTCGCGGCGGAGGACTGGTCCTCCTCGGTGCGGTTGCTGTGCCGGACGTGTTCCGAGTCCCGGATGCCGTCCGATGAGGGTGACGGGGAGCATCTGGACCCCCACGACCACAGTGAGCCGGGGCATCCCGGGCCGCTCGGGCATCGGACGGACGGGCAGTTGTGGGTGCCGGAGCGCGAGTGCGGGGTGGCGGCGCCTGCTTCGCTGGTGCGCGGGCTGCTGGACGGGTGGGTCGCGGACAGCCCGGACTCCCGGGACTGGCGCGATCTTGAAGAGGTCTGCTGA
- a CDS encoding HD-GYP domain-containing protein, producing MSGSRPSWILVLIHGSAALLAAVSLLGTLWNGLEERPVALAFGLLITVGELTRWTGAQVREPAPLAAAGALAYALLGEDAGHPTHHGVFQVVTIVLTATLLGGVPHIARGRSPEPDQPARRVLIVGFAAVCFQPLYNRGVFDEWSGAAYALLIVALLTLTALCDAVLAAALAHARTDWPFGPLLRDELRGLLGIGSAVCATGAVMALAVAVVGLWALPVFCVPLLLTQLSFRRYAAVRATYRQTIASLARATEVAGYTPAGHARRVAALSVAVGRDLGLSGAELTVLEYAALMHDIGQLSLVDPVPAGATADLPAAEQRRIALLGGAVVRQTGVDGSVAVVVERQADPCREQPLAARIVRAVNAYEEKAQGAGPGGPLKALEELRLGTAGEYAPEVVEALARVLSRDCLTLGRVG from the coding sequence ATGAGCGGCTCCCGCCCCAGCTGGATCCTGGTCCTGATCCATGGCTCGGCCGCCCTGCTGGCCGCCGTCTCTCTGCTCGGCACCCTGTGGAACGGCCTGGAGGAACGTCCCGTCGCGCTCGCCTTCGGACTGCTGATCACCGTCGGTGAACTCACCCGGTGGACCGGAGCCCAGGTCCGCGAGCCCGCCCCGCTCGCGGCGGCGGGCGCCCTGGCCTACGCGCTGCTCGGCGAGGACGCGGGCCACCCCACCCACCACGGCGTCTTCCAGGTCGTCACCATCGTCCTCACCGCCACCCTCCTCGGCGGCGTCCCGCACATCGCCCGCGGACGCAGCCCCGAGCCCGACCAGCCGGCCCGCCGGGTGCTCATCGTCGGCTTCGCCGCCGTCTGCTTCCAACCCCTCTACAACCGGGGCGTGTTCGACGAGTGGAGCGGCGCCGCCTACGCCCTGCTGATCGTCGCGCTGCTCACCCTCACCGCCCTGTGCGACGCGGTGCTCGCCGCCGCGCTGGCGCACGCCAGGACGGACTGGCCCTTCGGACCGCTGCTCCGGGACGAGCTGCGGGGCCTGCTCGGGATCGGCTCGGCCGTCTGCGCGACCGGCGCGGTGATGGCGCTCGCGGTGGCCGTCGTCGGCCTGTGGGCGCTGCCCGTGTTCTGTGTGCCCCTGCTCCTCACCCAGCTCTCCTTCCGCCGCTACGCCGCCGTCCGAGCCACCTACCGGCAGACCATCGCCTCCCTCGCCCGCGCCACCGAGGTCGCCGGGTACACCCCGGCCGGGCACGCCCGCCGGGTCGCCGCGCTGAGCGTCGCCGTCGGCCGGGACCTCGGTCTGTCCGGGGCCGAGCTGACCGTGCTGGAGTACGCCGCCCTGATGCACGACATCGGCCAGCTCAGCCTGGTCGACCCGGTCCCGGCCGGGGCGACCGCCGACCTGCCCGCCGCCGAGCAGCGCCGGATCGCCCTGCTCGGCGGCGCCGTCGTCCGGCAGACCGGGGTCGACGGCTCGGTCGCAGTGGTGGTGGAGCGGCAGGCCGACCCGTGCCGGGAACAGCCACTGGCCGCGCGGATCGTGCGGGCGGTGAACGCCTACGAGGAGAAGGCGCAGGGAGCGGGTCCGGGAGGCCCGCTGAAGGCGCTGGAGGAGCTGAGACTGGGCACCGCGGGGGAGTACGCGCCGGAGGTTGTCGAGGCCCTGGCGCGAGTGCTGTCAAGAGACTGTCTGACCTTGGGTCGGGTGGGGTAA